From the genome of Sphingobacterium kitahiroshimense, one region includes:
- the idi gene encoding isopentenyl-diphosphate Delta-isomerase encodes MKRNKVILVDEQDHVVGEMDKMEAHEKGILHRAFSIFIFNSKGQMLIHQRANEKYHGGGLWTNACCSHPQLDEDIKESAEQRLQFEMGLQCDLKRVFAFIYHTPVENELIEHEYDHVLVGYTDQQPVLNTNEVQAFKWIDKLELLQKINDQPDIFTYWFRMALPQLIGQI; translated from the coding sequence ATGAAAAGAAATAAAGTAATATTGGTAGATGAACAGGATCACGTAGTAGGTGAAATGGACAAAATGGAGGCGCATGAAAAAGGAATTTTGCATCGCGCATTTTCTATTTTCATTTTTAACAGCAAAGGACAGATGCTAATTCATCAACGAGCGAATGAAAAATATCATGGTGGCGGATTGTGGACGAATGCATGTTGCTCGCATCCACAATTAGATGAAGATATTAAAGAGAGTGCCGAACAGCGCTTACAATTTGAAATGGGTCTGCAATGTGATCTAAAAAGAGTATTTGCATTTATTTACCATACACCTGTTGAAAATGAACTTATCGAACACGAATATGACCATGTATTAGTAGGATATACCGATCAACAGCCTGTGCTGAATACTAATGAGGTACAGGCCTTTAAATGGATTGATAAGTTAGAATTGCTCCAAAAGATAAATGATCAACCAGATATTTTTACGTATTGGTTTAGAATGGCTTTACCTCAGCTTATCGGACAAATATAA
- a CDS encoding SusC/RagA family TonB-linked outer membrane protein: MVKNNYLKKKGWSQLYCHLALLTPLSLSVLPNQAIASILFPESLVYAKLRTQQNISGKVVDATGKAVSGVTVREKGGKNSTSTDINGNYNLAVSTHDPILVFSSIGYIGQEVLASGAAKVILKQTEDVLDEVVVVGYGNQKKTNLTSAVSQVDAKVLKDRPSPTVVNMLQGAAPGLVISRNSGRPGAQGLNMEVRGATSANGGVAPLVVIDGVISSEGTFMALNPNDIENISILKDGGATAIYGAQSAGGVLLVTTKKGEKGKSRISLMSNMAWQMPANIPERLSLIDEMNYVNTARANAGLAPEYNEEDLNYAINGPTFVLGSNGQWRTYNQENLIDKVVKKSYTMNNTNLQFSGGNENVTYMASLGNMSQAGMFKIGEDHFTRWNARANISAKVNEYIKLDIGSAFIDQATDNPQDGGYGLDGGGNGILRQFFSSRMRFPIFNEDGTYYRSGTSSAFGYALLKDGGFNRDRSSTYFNNATATIHKLVKGLEVKLMYSREDITKQNRNFRRTVTFYSGPEANTVSQLNNPNNYSIMDYKTLSQNYQAVADYDFKLGSDHNFHIMGGYQLYSYDYQTLGATTKNLYVNDNPSLNFTSDPVNKSNSQSALTEKMQSYFGRFNYNYKEKYLFEATIRSDESSRLTPGQRVKVFPSFSAGWNMSKESWFDGISTVVNELKPRISWGKVGSKVGIGYYDFIAQLQTGSNVLLGDSRQTYLYQSMIPAVNLSWETIETQNFGLDFSFLNRKLKGSFDYYNKYNNNMLVRVSLPATIGIDVPKSNVGKMKTWGWELALGYQDKIGDDITFGASFNLADNQNKLVKYGGADNIIYSGVNNLVEGYALNSIWAYKTNGYFQTEEDLKNAPSYAKLINKAGVPGLGDIRYVDLDGNGEISPGKNIVGDAGDLQYLGDINPRYQYGFNFNFGYKNLDFSMFVQGIGKRKFKPSNELIQPQLYSYYLPMNFHMDYWTPENRDAAYPRPYLEGTQNFQNSDKWFMSGAYARLKNIQIGYSLTRETVKKLPFSRVRMYVSGEDLLTISRLGIYKGVIDPEMKPEDGKVSPYPFATSISFGLNIDL, encoded by the coding sequence ATGGTTAAAAACAATTACTTAAAGAAGAAAGGCTGGTCACAATTATACTGTCATCTTGCACTTTTAACACCACTTTCACTTAGTGTATTGCCTAATCAGGCAATAGCAAGTATACTTTTCCCGGAAAGCCTGGTGTATGCTAAATTACGAACGCAACAAAACATTTCTGGTAAAGTGGTTGATGCAACTGGTAAAGCTGTCAGCGGCGTTACAGTAAGAGAAAAAGGTGGTAAAAACTCGACTTCAACAGATATTAATGGGAATTATAATTTAGCTGTAAGTACTCACGACCCTATTTTGGTTTTTAGTTCAATTGGTTATATTGGCCAAGAAGTACTAGCTTCTGGTGCTGCAAAAGTAATTTTAAAGCAAACTGAAGATGTTCTTGATGAGGTTGTGGTAGTTGGATACGGTAATCAAAAGAAAACCAATTTAACAAGTGCAGTGTCACAGGTCGATGCAAAAGTATTAAAAGATAGACCATCACCTACTGTAGTCAATATGCTTCAGGGTGCAGCTCCTGGTTTAGTAATTAGCCGAAACTCGGGAAGACCAGGTGCCCAAGGTTTAAATATGGAAGTTCGTGGAGCTACTTCAGCGAATGGTGGCGTTGCGCCTTTGGTTGTTATCGATGGAGTTATAAGTTCTGAAGGTACATTCATGGCTTTAAATCCTAATGATATTGAGAATATTAGTATTCTGAAAGATGGTGGAGCTACAGCTATCTATGGAGCACAATCTGCAGGAGGAGTTCTCTTGGTTACCACGAAAAAGGGTGAAAAGGGTAAATCACGAATTTCATTGATGAGTAATATGGCCTGGCAAATGCCTGCTAATATTCCTGAAAGACTGTCTTTGATCGATGAAATGAACTATGTTAATACAGCAAGAGCAAATGCTGGATTAGCGCCAGAGTATAATGAAGAAGATCTGAATTATGCTATCAATGGTCCTACGTTTGTTTTAGGCTCTAACGGTCAGTGGAGAACATACAATCAGGAAAATTTGATTGATAAGGTGGTTAAAAAGTCTTATACAATGAATAATACGAATCTGCAGTTTTCCGGAGGAAATGAAAACGTAACTTATATGGCGTCATTGGGAAATATGAGCCAGGCAGGTATGTTTAAGATTGGAGAAGATCATTTTACGAGATGGAATGCACGTGCAAATATTTCTGCAAAAGTAAACGAATATATCAAGTTAGATATTGGTAGTGCATTTATCGATCAAGCTACAGATAATCCGCAGGATGGTGGATATGGCTTAGATGGGGGTGGAAATGGAATACTACGTCAATTTTTTTCTTCACGAATGCGGTTCCCTATTTTTAATGAAGACGGAACATATTATCGTAGCGGTACTTCATCAGCTTTTGGTTATGCTTTGTTGAAAGACGGAGGATTTAACCGAGATCGTAGCAGTACTTATTTTAACAATGCAACTGCAACGATACACAAGTTAGTAAAAGGACTTGAAGTCAAATTAATGTATAGTCGAGAGGATATTACTAAGCAAAATCGAAACTTCAGACGTACCGTAACCTTCTATTCTGGACCTGAAGCTAATACTGTCAGTCAATTGAATAATCCAAATAATTATTCAATAATGGACTATAAAACCCTGAGTCAGAATTATCAGGCTGTAGCAGATTATGATTTTAAACTTGGTTCAGATCATAATTTCCATATCATGGGAGGATATCAGTTGTACTCATATGACTATCAAACTTTGGGAGCAACAACCAAAAATCTATATGTTAATGATAATCCGAGTTTGAATTTTACTTCAGATCCAGTGAATAAGTCAAATTCACAATCAGCTTTAACAGAGAAGATGCAATCATACTTCGGTCGTTTCAACTATAATTATAAAGAGAAATACTTATTTGAAGCAACGATAAGAAGTGATGAAAGCTCTCGATTAACTCCTGGACAACGAGTGAAGGTATTTCCATCATTTTCTGCAGGATGGAATATGTCTAAAGAATCTTGGTTTGATGGTATTTCCACTGTTGTTAATGAGCTAAAACCACGTATTTCTTGGGGTAAAGTTGGCTCGAAGGTAGGAATTGGATATTATGATTTTATAGCGCAATTACAAACAGGGTCTAATGTCTTATTAGGTGATAGTAGACAGACATATTTATATCAAAGTATGATTCCTGCTGTTAACCTTTCATGGGAAACAATAGAGACACAAAACTTTGGTTTGGATTTTAGCTTTTTGAATAGAAAGCTGAAAGGATCATTTGATTATTATAATAAATATAATAACAATATGCTTGTAAGAGTAAGTTTGCCCGCAACGATCGGGATTGATGTTCCCAAATCTAATGTTGGAAAAATGAAGACCTGGGGATGGGAACTGGCTTTAGGATATCAAGATAAGATCGGTGACGATATTACTTTTGGAGCATCATTCAATCTTGCAGATAATCAAAATAAGCTTGTGAAATATGGTGGCGCGGATAATATTATTTATTCTGGTGTTAATAATTTGGTAGAAGGGTATGCGCTTAATTCAATTTGGGCGTATAAAACCAACGGTTATTTTCAGACAGAAGAGGATCTAAAAAATGCACCAAGCTATGCTAAGTTGATAAATAAAGCGGGCGTACCTGGGTTAGGTGATATTCGTTATGTAGATCTAGATGGAAATGGTGAAATTTCGCCAGGAAAAAATATCGTTGGTGATGCTGGTGATTTGCAGTATCTGGGAGATATTAATCCACGCTATCAGTATGGGTTCAACTTTAATTTTGGGTATAAAAACTTAGATTTCAGTATGTTTGTTCAAGGGATTGGTAAGCGTAAGTTTAAACCAAGTAATGAATTAATTCAACCTCAATTATATTCGTATTATCTGCCAATGAATTTTCATATGGATTATTGGACTCCTGAGAACAGAGATGCAGCTTATCCGCGCCCTTATTTAGAAGGAACTCAAAACTTTCAAAATTCGGATAAATGGTTTATGAGTGGTGCATATGCACGATTGAAAAATATCCAGATTGGTTATTCTTTGACGCGGGAAACAGTTAAGAAATTACCATTTTCTCGTGTACGTATGTATGTTTCTGGAGAAGATTTATTGACAATTTCTAGATTGGGAATTTATAAAGGAGTGATCGATCCAGAGATGAAGCCTGAAGATGGTAAAGTATCTCCATATCCATTCGCAACTTCTATCTCTTTCGGTTTAAATATTGATTTATAA
- a CDS encoding RagB/SusD family nutrient uptake outer membrane protein, translating to MKKRILYLLLASVSFSSFISCDINEVPETTMSDANFWNTVADIRLAANYFYSTIPGLTLADVTVDNWSTDAYPNTSSNNISDGSRATPATSTDYNYNGIFQANKLIEKSEEVIKKGGDLTQINWYVGEARFFRAWYYFEMFKRFGGVPLITKTMTVDDPDIFKVRASREELFQFILDDLDYAISVLRSADELNTTKEYGRISKTAALAFKSRVALFEGTREKFHNYGEQKKHLTIAKEAAEAVINSSAHALFTASAVGSHGEVINNAYFNLFQEAGEGRSNKENIIVKTYGINRDNSVISTPVQRYYEGNSVVPTQNFVDNYLMADGLPIEKSPLYQKPDKSMTHAQYFSKKDPRMSFSIFKRGDEFISSSNYTIPNPSYQRSGYGIRKYAKKDFWTLQASYIDRPVIRYAEVLLNYAEAVYELDGTISDMVLDQTINALRGRLPQVNIGTDAAPNYVAMPKLTNAFVNSNGLNMRTEIRRERKVELAFEGHGYWDLIRWKIAEIELPKALLGSYLFTEYLTATGDKWSDKTLVNDQNYIILQPATLRRFDKDRDYLWPLPTSELAKNVKLEQNPNW from the coding sequence ATGAAAAAAAGAATTTTATATCTATTATTAGCATCGGTCTCTTTTAGCTCTTTTATTTCTTGTGATATCAATGAAGTGCCAGAGACAACAATGAGTGATGCTAACTTCTGGAATACGGTGGCAGATATCAGGTTGGCGGCTAATTATTTTTATTCTACAATACCAGGACTAACATTAGCAGATGTAACTGTAGATAATTGGTCAACAGATGCTTACCCGAATACTTCATCAAATAATATAAGCGATGGTTCTCGTGCAACCCCGGCCACTAGTACAGATTATAATTATAATGGTATTTTTCAAGCTAATAAACTAATTGAAAAATCTGAAGAGGTTATTAAAAAGGGTGGTGATCTGACGCAAATAAATTGGTATGTGGGTGAGGCAAGGTTTTTTAGGGCTTGGTATTATTTTGAAATGTTTAAACGTTTTGGAGGAGTACCATTGATCACAAAAACGATGACTGTAGATGATCCTGATATTTTTAAAGTACGCGCTTCAAGGGAAGAACTTTTTCAATTCATCTTGGATGACCTGGACTATGCAATATCTGTTTTACGATCTGCAGATGAACTAAATACCACAAAAGAATATGGCAGAATTTCTAAAACTGCAGCGCTAGCATTTAAATCTAGAGTAGCTCTGTTCGAAGGAACGCGAGAAAAGTTTCATAATTATGGTGAGCAAAAGAAACATTTAACCATCGCCAAGGAGGCTGCCGAAGCTGTTATTAATTCTAGCGCACATGCTTTGTTTACTGCATCGGCTGTAGGAAGTCACGGTGAAGTTATTAATAATGCTTATTTTAATTTATTCCAAGAGGCTGGTGAAGGCCGATCGAATAAAGAAAATATAATAGTAAAGACATATGGGATTAATCGTGATAATAGTGTGATTTCTACTCCTGTACAACGCTATTATGAAGGAAATTCTGTAGTCCCAACTCAAAATTTTGTTGATAACTATTTGATGGCAGATGGCTTACCAATTGAAAAATCACCATTATATCAGAAACCTGATAAATCAATGACTCACGCTCAATATTTCAGTAAAAAAGATCCGCGTATGAGTTTCAGTATCTTTAAAAGGGGAGATGAGTTTATTTCCAGTAGTAATTACACGATACCGAATCCTAGTTATCAAAGAAGTGGATACGGTATACGAAAATATGCTAAAAAAGATTTTTGGACACTTCAAGCATCTTATATAGACCGACCTGTCATTCGTTATGCTGAAGTCCTTTTAAATTATGCTGAGGCTGTGTATGAGTTGGATGGAACAATCAGTGATATGGTATTGGATCAAACGATCAATGCACTTCGAGGCAGATTGCCACAAGTGAATATTGGTACAGATGCTGCACCAAATTATGTTGCAATGCCTAAATTAACCAATGCTTTTGTAAATAGTAATGGACTAAATATGAGGACGGAAATTCGACGTGAAAGAAAAGTTGAGCTGGCCTTTGAAGGGCATGGATATTGGGATTTGATTCGATGGAAAATAGCAGAAATTGAGTTGCCAAAAGCATTGTTAGGTAGTTATTTATTTACAGAATATCTAACAGCTACAGGTGACAAATGGTCGGATAAGACTCTAGTAAACGATCAGAATTATATAATTTTGCAACCTGCTACATTACGTAGATTTGATAAGGATCGAGATTATCTATGGCCATTGCCAACTTCTGAACTCGCTAAAAATGTAAAGTTAGAACAGAACCCTAACTGGTAG
- the gmd gene encoding GDP-mannose 4,6-dehydratase encodes MKIALITGVTGQDGSYLAELLLEKGYMVHGIKRRASSFNTQRIDHIYMDQHENHVNFKLHYGDLTDSTNIIRIIQEVQPDEIYNLGAMSHVKVSFDSPEYVANVDGIGTLRILEAVRILGLEKKTRIYQASTSELYGLVQEVPQKETTPFYPRSPYGVAKIYGFWITKNYREAYKMYACNGILFNHESPRRGETFVTRKITMATAAIAHGKQECLYLGNLNAQRDWGHAKDYVEAMWLILQQDVAEDFVIATGVTTSVREFVRMAFAEIGIELEFEGSEAAEVAKVKACNHPDYQLEIGKVVVKVDPQYYRPTEVDLLVGDPTKSNTQLGWKPKYDLAGLVKEMMECDVALVKRDFLLANHSQVK; translated from the coding sequence ATGAAAATTGCATTAATCACTGGTGTAACCGGACAGGATGGCTCATATTTAGCAGAACTATTATTAGAAAAAGGCTATATGGTACATGGTATCAAACGTAGAGCATCCTCTTTCAACACACAGCGTATTGACCATATTTATATGGACCAACATGAAAACCATGTCAATTTTAAGTTGCATTATGGAGATTTGACCGATTCAACTAATATCATCCGTATCATTCAAGAAGTACAACCTGATGAAATTTACAATCTGGGGGCCATGTCACATGTTAAAGTATCTTTTGATTCACCAGAATATGTAGCGAATGTCGACGGTATCGGAACATTACGTATTCTTGAAGCTGTACGCATCTTAGGTCTAGAGAAAAAAACACGGATTTATCAAGCATCTACTTCCGAATTATACGGTTTGGTTCAAGAAGTTCCTCAGAAAGAAACTACACCATTTTATCCGAGATCACCTTATGGAGTCGCAAAGATCTATGGTTTTTGGATTACGAAAAACTATCGTGAAGCATATAAGATGTATGCTTGCAATGGTATTCTTTTCAACCACGAATCGCCACGAAGAGGTGAAACTTTTGTTACTCGCAAAATTACGATGGCTACAGCTGCCATTGCACACGGCAAACAAGAATGCTTATACTTAGGTAATCTCAATGCACAGCGCGATTGGGGGCATGCAAAAGACTATGTGGAAGCCATGTGGCTTATCTTGCAACAAGATGTAGCCGAAGATTTTGTCATCGCAACAGGGGTAACCACTTCTGTTCGTGAGTTTGTACGTATGGCATTTGCTGAAATAGGTATAGAACTCGAATTTGAAGGCAGTGAAGCTGCTGAAGTTGCAAAAGTAAAAGCCTGTAATCACCCCGATTATCAATTAGAAATCGGGAAAGTTGTTGTAAAAGTTGATCCACAATATTACAGACCGACTGAAGTCGATTTATTGGTAGGTGACCCAACTAAATCAAACACACAATTAGGGTGGAAGCCGAAATACGATCTTGCAGGTTTAGTAAAAGAAATGATGGAATGTGATGTTGCTTTAGTCAAAAGAGATTTCTTACTAGCCAATCATTCACAGGTTAAATAG
- a CDS encoding GDP-L-fucose synthase family protein, with the protein MKDKYIYIAGHRGMVGSAVKRNLENLGYHNFVLRSSAELDLRNQSEVQEFFRNEKPAIVIDAAAKVGGILANNNYPYQFLMDNMQIQNNLINESLQNDVEKFIFLGSSCIYPKFAPQPLQESSLLTDSLEPTNEWYALAKIAGVKACQAIRNQFGKDYVSLMPTNLYGTHDNFDLTSSHVLPAMIRKFHEAKLEGHTTVNLWGSGSPMREFLFVDDLARAVAFALENKLPEYLYNVGTGIDLSIKDLATLIQSIVGHQGEINWDSSKPDGTPRKLMDVSKMHELGWKHQIELKDGIQTTYQWFLENQDNYKEVKL; encoded by the coding sequence ATGAAAGACAAATATATATATATAGCAGGTCATCGTGGTATGGTTGGTTCAGCAGTCAAAAGAAATTTAGAGAACTTAGGTTACCATAATTTCGTTTTACGAAGTTCTGCTGAACTGGATTTAAGAAACCAGTCCGAAGTACAGGAATTTTTCAGGAATGAAAAGCCAGCCATTGTAATTGATGCTGCTGCAAAAGTAGGAGGTATATTAGCCAATAACAATTATCCTTATCAGTTCTTGATGGATAACATGCAAATTCAAAACAACCTTATAAACGAGTCATTACAAAACGATGTTGAAAAGTTTATTTTCCTAGGTTCTTCTTGTATTTATCCCAAATTTGCACCTCAGCCTTTACAAGAATCCAGTTTATTGACGGATAGTCTAGAGCCAACAAACGAATGGTATGCCTTGGCAAAGATTGCGGGGGTTAAAGCATGTCAGGCGATACGTAATCAATTTGGAAAAGATTATGTTAGCCTTATGCCTACAAATTTATATGGCACACATGACAATTTTGATCTCACAAGTTCACATGTACTGCCAGCGATGATTCGAAAATTTCACGAAGCGAAATTAGAAGGACATACCACAGTCAACTTATGGGGATCTGGAAGTCCGATGCGCGAATTTTTATTTGTGGATGATTTAGCGCGAGCTGTTGCATTTGCGTTAGAAAATAAGCTTCCTGAGTACCTATATAATGTCGGTACAGGAATAGATCTTAGTATCAAAGATTTAGCCACTCTCATTCAATCTATTGTCGGTCACCAAGGAGAAATTAACTGGGACAGCAGTAAACCCGATGGAACTCCACGCAAACTTATGGACGTAAGTAAGATGCATGAATTGGGATGGAAACATCAAATTGAATTAAAGGATGGTATTCAGACTACCTATCAATGGTTTTTAGAAAATCAGGATAACTACAAAGAAGTAAAATTATAA
- a CDS encoding polysaccharide biosynthesis protein, which yields MINLTLLKRKFRKDNPRWVILLIDLFIVFVCYAISNFIFNSMHEQYSTAMMLKKSILILLVYSFAFSIMGTYKGIIRQTGIQDAIKIFKTVWLAFMLLAIPTIAIRYYIPKGTIAGDFLRLSYIILFMHSFFTMVMLVAARVTYRSIYDMLFLPNRKNRNVLIFGASRPGLVAYSLLREDRRIKNHVVAFVEDKVSRVGKRITGLRILYLEKIDQAFIDQFNISEVIIAVENNDPERLVQVTDHFQQLNLELKIMPNSRVMLNSGAKREIRPLKIEDLLGRKAIKIENPGIDAELDNKVILITGAAGSIGGELSRQISQRNYRHLILLDQAESPLYDLQQSLKASHPDRVKCIVGDVRDKLFLERIFKRYRPQMIFHAAAYKHVPLMEQNPYEAIWTNLIGSKNMADLAVAYGIHKFVMVSTDKAVNPTNVMGATKRAAEIYVNSCSTLGKTNFIVTRFGNVLGSNGSVIPLFEKQMEQGGPLTLTHEDITRYFMTIPEACLLVQEAGVMGNGGEIFVFDMGKSVKIIDLAKRMIKLKGYRYPEDIDIKIVGLRPGEKIFEELLANDENTQKTHHPKIMIAQVNREDIAEKCHLIEQLSRDITSFDKSDINDMQLVLQLKKIVPEFKSQNSIFKDLDDHLEEKVILNT from the coding sequence ATGATTAACCTTACGCTGCTAAAGAGAAAATTTCGAAAAGACAATCCAAGATGGGTTATTCTTTTAATTGATTTGTTTATCGTATTTGTCTGTTATGCTATTTCTAATTTCATTTTTAACAGCATGCATGAACAATATTCGACAGCCATGATGCTGAAGAAAAGTATTCTTATTTTATTGGTATATAGCTTTGCTTTTTCGATAATGGGGACCTATAAAGGCATTATTCGTCAAACTGGTATTCAAGATGCTATAAAGATATTTAAAACGGTGTGGTTGGCCTTTATGTTGTTAGCAATACCAACGATTGCTATTCGTTACTATATTCCAAAAGGAACAATTGCTGGCGATTTCTTACGTCTCTCTTACATCATACTTTTTATGCACAGCTTTTTCACGATGGTGATGCTGGTTGCGGCTCGTGTGACTTATCGGAGTATTTATGACATGCTTTTTCTTCCCAATCGGAAAAATCGAAATGTATTAATTTTTGGAGCTTCCAGACCAGGATTAGTAGCTTACTCACTTTTACGTGAAGACCGCCGTATCAAAAATCATGTTGTTGCGTTTGTCGAAGATAAAGTTTCACGTGTAGGTAAACGTATTACGGGATTACGTATACTCTATCTGGAAAAAATAGATCAAGCTTTCATTGACCAATTCAATATCTCAGAGGTTATTATTGCAGTGGAAAATAATGATCCCGAAAGATTAGTACAAGTAACAGACCATTTTCAACAACTGAATCTTGAACTGAAGATCATGCCCAATTCACGGGTTATGTTAAATTCTGGTGCTAAACGTGAGATTCGTCCACTAAAGATTGAGGATTTATTAGGAAGAAAAGCGATTAAGATTGAAAATCCGGGAATTGATGCAGAATTGGACAATAAAGTAATTTTGATAACTGGTGCTGCCGGTTCGATCGGAGGAGAATTATCCCGTCAGATTTCACAACGCAATTACCGTCACCTTATTTTATTGGATCAAGCCGAATCACCACTTTACGATCTTCAACAATCGCTAAAAGCTTCTCATCCCGATCGCGTTAAGTGTATTGTTGGTGACGTTCGTGATAAGCTATTTTTGGAACGGATCTTTAAACGTTATCGCCCACAGATGATTTTTCATGCGGCGGCGTATAAACATGTTCCTTTAATGGAACAAAACCCATATGAAGCTATCTGGACCAATTTAATTGGCAGTAAAAATATGGCGGATTTGGCTGTCGCATATGGTATCCATAAGTTTGTCATGGTATCTACAGATAAAGCTGTCAACCCAACTAATGTCATGGGAGCAACAAAGCGGGCGGCTGAGATATATGTCAACAGCTGTAGCACATTAGGAAAAACCAATTTCATTGTTACCCGATTTGGGAATGTATTAGGATCAAATGGCTCCGTTATCCCATTGTTTGAAAAACAAATGGAGCAGGGAGGCCCATTAACACTGACACATGAAGACATCACACGATATTTTATGACTATACCAGAAGCTTGTCTATTAGTTCAAGAAGCTGGTGTTATGGGCAATGGTGGAGAAATCTTTGTTTTTGATATGGGTAAATCTGTCAAAATTATAGATTTGGCCAAGCGCATGATCAAGCTGAAAGGTTACCGTTATCCTGAAGATATTGATATTAAGATAGTAGGCTTAAGACCAGGCGAGAAAATATTTGAGGAATTATTGGCGAATGATGAGAATACACAAAAAACGCATCATCCTAAAATTATGATCGCTCAAGTAAATCGAGAAGACATAGCTGAGAAATGTCATCTAATTGAGCAGTTGAGCCGTGACATTACTTCGTTTGACAAAAGTGATATCAATGACATGCAACTAGTGCTACAGCTTAAGAAAATTGTTCCAGAATTTAAGTCACAGAATTCGATATTTAAAGATTTGGACGACCATCTTGAAGAAAAAGTTATTTTAAACACTTAA
- a CDS encoding chloride channel protein — protein sequence MKNKIQLYSYFKLMIGSIIVAVLSGLLAYTLKHLTIHWQDYLFEHVSQINHYLYIIFPSIGITIIYFLRKYVFRNKKNKGIREIYRSLDTRQDHLPFYKIPSHFINGFLTVIFGGSTGIEVSTVVATATLGNQMSKKGWAPMKYKRELICAGVTAGVAVLFGTVLGGWFFAIEVIARGLKKTVLLSCTIAGIIAYVGIHFFEKEPLLSFPVVEWHWYGLPFMMLVAVFGAVLATYFMKLVLTSKKLFARINSNFLRVNIGALTVGSFILFFPALYGDSYHGLQQMIKLSTASQGAVMIPISLLILVMLKPLVASLTLGAGGDGGVFAPSIVAGAFLGMAVALFCNMIFGLDLLILNFALVGAASTLAAAIHGRFTALFLICSMAPGAYILLFPVAIAVLIAYAVAKKINPYNVYTYPEIAK from the coding sequence ATGAAAAATAAAATACAACTGTACAGTTATTTTAAGCTCATGATAGGCAGTATTATTGTCGCTGTGCTATCTGGACTTTTGGCGTATACGCTCAAACACCTCACTATCCATTGGCAAGATTATCTGTTCGAGCATGTGTCGCAAATAAATCATTATCTCTATATTATCTTTCCGTCCATAGGTATTACTATCATTTATTTTTTGCGGAAATACGTATTTCGAAATAAGAAGAATAAAGGAATTCGTGAAATTTACCGTTCTCTGGATACACGTCAAGATCATCTTCCGTTTTATAAAATTCCATCACATTTTATTAACGGCTTTCTTACGGTTATTTTTGGAGGATCCACGGGTATAGAGGTTTCTACAGTTGTCGCTACCGCTACATTGGGCAACCAGATGAGTAAAAAAGGCTGGGCACCGATGAAATATAAGCGTGAACTAATTTGTGCTGGCGTGACAGCGGGTGTCGCCGTGTTGTTTGGAACTGTTTTAGGCGGTTGGTTTTTTGCTATTGAGGTGATCGCTCGAGGATTAAAGAAAACTGTTTTATTGAGCTGTACAATAGCTGGAATTATCGCTTATGTAGGGATACATTTTTTTGAAAAAGAACCATTGTTATCCTTTCCAGTTGTGGAGTGGCATTGGTATGGACTGCCGTTTATGATGTTGGTCGCTGTATTCGGAGCAGTATTGGCTACTTATTTTATGAAACTGGTCTTGACTTCTAAAAAACTTTTTGCTCGAATAAATAGTAATTTTTTGAGAGTTAATATTGGTGCACTTACCGTTGGAAGTTTTATTTTGTTCTTTCCAGCCTTGTACGGAGATAGTTATCACGGTCTTCAGCAAATGATCAAATTATCTACAGCATCACAGGGAGCAGTGATGATTCCGATATCATTACTGATTCTGGTCATGTTGAAACCCTTGGTCGCATCCCTTACTTTGGGCGCCGGTGGTGATGGTGGAGTATTTGCGCCAAGTATTGTTGCTGGGGCTTTTTTGGGTATGGCAGTGGCATTGTTTTGCAATATGATTTTTGGTTTAGATTTATTGATTTTAAATTTTGCCTTGGTAGGTGCCGCTTCGACATTAGCAGCTGCTATTCATGGTCGTTTCACTGCCTTGTTCTTGATCTGCAGTATGGCTCCGGGTGCATATATCCTACTATTTCCAGTAGCAATTGCAGTATTGATCGCTTATGCAGTAGCAAAAAAGATAAACCCTTATAATGTCTATACGTATCCTGAAATAGCAAAGTAG